A window from Symbiopectobacterium purcellii encodes these proteins:
- the pstC gene encoding phosphate ABC transporter permease PstC: MAEYKPTMKAPGKLGDVIFSALVRFSALLTLLLLGGIIVSLIVASWPSIEKFGFAFLWTKEWDAPAGQFGALVPIYGTVVTSLIALIIAIPISFGIALFLTELAPNWLKRPLGVAIELLAAIPSIVYGMWGLFIFAPLFAKYFQQPVGSILSGIPILGTLFSGPAFGIGILAAGVILAIMIIPYIAAVMRDVFEQTPVMMKESAYGIGCTTWEVIWRIVLPYTKNGVIGGVMLGLGRALGETMAVTFIIGNTYQLDSLSLFMPGNSITSALANEFAEAESGLHTAALMQLGLILFVITFIVLALSKLMIMRLAKNEGAR; encoded by the coding sequence ATGGCTGAGTATAAGCCAACCATGAAAGCCCCCGGAAAGCTGGGCGACGTCATCTTTAGCGCATTGGTGAGATTCTCCGCGCTGCTGACGCTGCTGCTGCTGGGTGGCATCATCGTATCGCTGATCGTGGCATCCTGGCCGAGCATTGAGAAGTTTGGCTTTGCGTTTCTGTGGACTAAAGAGTGGGACGCGCCTGCCGGGCAGTTTGGTGCGCTGGTGCCGATTTACGGTACCGTCGTGACCTCGCTGATTGCCCTGATCATCGCTATTCCTATCAGCTTCGGTATCGCCTTGTTTCTGACCGAACTGGCACCGAACTGGTTAAAACGCCCGCTGGGCGTTGCCATCGAATTATTGGCCGCCATTCCGAGTATCGTATACGGCATGTGGGGTCTGTTCATCTTCGCACCGTTGTTTGCCAAATACTTCCAGCAACCGGTCGGGAGTATCCTGTCCGGCATTCCTATTTTGGGCACACTATTTTCTGGCCCGGCGTTTGGTATCGGCATTCTGGCCGCTGGCGTGATTCTGGCTATCATGATCATTCCTTATATCGCTGCCGTAATGCGCGACGTGTTTGAGCAAACACCGGTAATGATGAAAGAGTCAGCCTACGGCATTGGTTGTACTACCTGGGAAGTGATTTGGCGCATTGTATTGCCTTACACCAAAAACGGGGTGATTGGCGGCGTCATGCTGGGGTTGGGGCGTGCGCTGGGTGAAACCATGGCAGTAACCTTTATTATCGGTAACACCTACCAGTTGGACAGCCTGTCGCTGTTTATGCCCGGCAACAGCATCACTTCCGCGCTGGCGAACGAATTTGCCGAAGCAGAATCTGGCCTGCACACGGCGGCATTGATGCAGCTTGGTCTTATTCTGTTTGTGATTACCTTTATCGTGCTGGCGCTGTCTAAGTTGATGATTATGCGTTTGGCAAAAAATGAGGGGGCACGCTAA
- the pstA gene encoding phosphate ABC transporter permease PstA, whose product MAALGMEQEATLARTRQKMQAWRRQKNRIALCLSMTTMAFGLFWLVWILFSTVVRGIDGMSLALFTEMTPPPNTAGGGLANAIVGSGLLIFWATVLGTPLGIMAGIYLAEYGRKSIISEVIRFINDILLSAPSIVVGLFVYSIVVTKMQHFSGWAGVIALALLQVPIVIRTTENMLKLVPDSLREAAYALGTPKWKMISAITLKASVSGIITGVLLAIARIAGETAPLLFTSLSNQFWNTDMMHPIANLPVTIFKFAMSPFIEWQQLAWAGVLLITLCVLLLNIVARILFANKKY is encoded by the coding sequence ATGGCTGCGTTAGGAATGGAACAAGAAGCCACGCTGGCGCGTACCCGGCAGAAAATGCAGGCCTGGCGCCGCCAGAAGAACCGCATTGCGCTATGCCTCTCCATGACCACCATGGCGTTTGGCCTGTTCTGGCTGGTGTGGATCCTGTTCTCCACTGTGGTGAGAGGGATCGACGGCATGTCGCTGGCGCTGTTTACCGAAATGACGCCACCGCCCAATACCGCAGGCGGTGGGCTTGCCAACGCCATTGTTGGCAGCGGATTGCTGATTTTCTGGGCCACTGTATTGGGTACACCGCTCGGCATTATGGCGGGTATCTACCTGGCGGAATACGGTCGTAAATCCATTATTTCCGAAGTAATTCGCTTTATTAACGATATATTGTTGTCGGCACCTTCCATTGTGGTTGGCCTGTTTGTCTACTCGATTGTCGTGACCAAGATGCAGCACTTCTCGGGGTGGGCGGGGGTGATTGCGCTGGCGTTGTTGCAGGTGCCTATCGTGATTCGTACTACGGAGAACATGCTGAAACTGGTTCCCGATAGCCTGCGTGAAGCGGCCTATGCGCTGGGAACGCCGAAGTGGAAAATGATTTCGGCCATCACATTAAAAGCCTCTGTTTCCGGCATTATCACTGGCGTGCTGCTGGCAATCGCCCGCATCGCCGGGGAAACCGCACCGTTGCTGTTTACGTCGCTGTCCAACCAGTTCTGGAACACCGACATGATGCACCCGATCGCCAACCTGCCAGTGACTATCTTCAAATTCGCCATGAGCCCATTTATCGAGTGGCAACAGTTGGCGTGGGCGGGAGTGTTGCTGATTACGCTGTGCGTGCTGTTGTTGAACATTGTGGCGCGCATTCTGTTTGCGAATAAAAAATATTAA
- the pstB gene encoding phosphate ABC transporter ATP-binding protein PstB, translating to MSIATETSNHKIQVRNLNFYYGKFHALKDITLDIATNQVTAFIGPSGCGKSTLLRTLNKMYQLYPEQRAEGDILLDGNNILTDKQDVALLRAKVGMVFQKPTPFPMSIYDNIAFGVRLFEKLSRADMDERVQWALTKAALWQETKDKLHQSGYSLSGGQQQRLCIARGIAIRPDVLLLDEPCSALDPISTGRIEELISELKKDYTVVIVTHNMQQAARCSDHTAFMYLGELIEFSDTDTLFTAPKQKQTEDYITGRYG from the coding sequence ATGAGTATTGCTACCGAGACATCCAACCACAAAATCCAGGTGCGCAATCTGAATTTCTATTACGGAAAATTCCATGCACTGAAAGACATTACGCTGGATATTGCCACCAATCAGGTGACTGCGTTTATCGGTCCGTCTGGCTGCGGTAAATCCACGCTGTTGCGTACGCTGAATAAAATGTATCAACTGTATCCGGAGCAGCGTGCGGAAGGGGATATTTTGCTGGATGGCAACAATATTCTTACCGACAAGCAGGATGTGGCACTGCTACGCGCCAAGGTAGGCATGGTGTTCCAGAAGCCAACCCCGTTCCCGATGTCGATTTATGACAATATTGCCTTTGGTGTGCGCTTGTTCGAAAAACTTTCCCGCGCTGATATGGATGAGCGCGTGCAGTGGGCTTTGACCAAAGCCGCATTGTGGCAGGAAACCAAAGATAAGCTGCACCAGAGCGGATACAGCCTCTCGGGGGGTCAGCAGCAGCGTTTGTGCATTGCGCGCGGTATCGCTATTCGTCCCGATGTGTTGCTGCTTGATGAACCCTGTTCGGCGCTGGACCCTATTTCTACGGGACGCATCGAAGAGCTGATTTCCGAATTGAAAAAAGATTATACCGTGGTGATCGTCACCCACAACATGCAACAGGCAGCACGCTGTTCGGATCATACGGCATTTATGTACCTGGGCGAACTGATCGAATTTAGCGATACAGATACCCTGTTTACCGCGCCCAAACAGAAACAGACCGAAGACTACATTACCGGTCGCTATGGTTGA
- the phoU gene encoding phosphate signaling complex protein PhoU produces the protein MDNLNLNKHISGQFNAELEHIRTQVMTMGGLVEQQLTDAITAMHNRDAELAQRVIEGDAKVNLMEVTIDEACVRIIAKRQPTASDLRLVMAIIKTISELERIGDVADKICRTALEKYSHQHQPLLVSLESLGRHTVEMLHDVLDAFARMDLDEAIRIYREDKKVDKEYEGIVRQLMTHMMEDSRTIPSVLTALFCARSIERIGDRCQNICEFIFYFVKGQDFRHIGGDALEKLLEKEKNGPAPQ, from the coding sequence ATGGACAATCTGAATCTGAACAAACACATTTCCGGGCAGTTCAACGCTGAGCTTGAGCACATTCGCACCCAGGTGATGACCATGGGCGGTTTGGTCGAGCAGCAACTGACGGATGCCATTACGGCAATGCATAACCGTGACGCGGAATTGGCCCAGCGCGTGATTGAAGGTGATGCCAAGGTGAACTTGATGGAGGTGACCATCGATGAAGCCTGCGTGCGTATCATCGCCAAGCGCCAGCCAACGGCGAGTGATTTGCGTCTGGTGATGGCAATCATCAAGACCATTTCTGAGCTGGAGCGTATTGGTGACGTTGCGGATAAAATCTGTCGCACTGCGTTGGAGAAATATTCGCATCAGCATCAGCCGTTGCTGGTTAGCCTGGAGTCATTGGGTCGCCATACGGTAGAAATGCTGCATGACGTACTGGACGCCTTTGCGCGCATGGATCTGGATGAAGCTATCCGTATTTATCGCGAAGACAAGAAGGTCGATAAAGAGTATGAAGGCATTGTGCGCCAACTGATGACGCACATGATGGAAGACTCACGCACCATTCCGAGCGTATTGACCGCGCTGTTTTGCGCCCGCTCAATCGAACGCATCGGCGACCGTTGCCAGAACATCTGCGAGTTTATTTTCTACTTCGTTAAAGGGCAGGATTTCCGCCATATCGGCGGTGATGCGTTGGAAAAACTGCTGGAAAAAGAGAAAAACGGGCCTGCACCTCAGTGA